Genomic window (Oenanthe melanoleuca isolate GR-GAL-2019-014 chromosome 1A, OMel1.0, whole genome shotgun sequence):
GCCTCCCAGAGCCCGGCGCCGGCTCCTGGCTGAGGCAGGGGCCGCGTCGGCGGTCCCAACTTCCCACGGAGGCCACCCCACGTCCCCCAACCAAGTGGCCAAAGCCGAGGAACTGTTGCGCCAGGCAAAGAAGGCCAGCGCAGCAGCCCACGGCCTTGCGGGCCGGGCAAGCCGAGGGGCCGGGGCCCGGCTTTTGCAGCCCCCTCTCTGTGGGCAGGGCCGGCTGCCCTTTGGCACGGGGCAGATGCCGCGCCCCAGGAGCCGGCAGCCGGCTGAAGGCCGCAGCCCGCAGCCCAGGAGGGAATGGGGCCGTGCAGcgcctggcactgggagcagggcgCGGGCTGAGGGCTCACCCGCAAATCGCGTGAAGGCGCGCTCCTGGAGGAAGGTGCCGCAACCGAAGTCAATGAGCTTCAGGTCGCCGCTCTCCGGGTCCACGAGGAGGTTCTGTGGCTTGATGTCGCGGTGCAGGACGCCGCAGGCGGTGCAGTGCCGCACGGCCTCCAGCACCTGGTGGAAAAGCCAGCGCGCCACCTCCTCGCACAGGAACTCGTGCTgcatcaggagctgcaggagatcCTGCGATGCCTCCGGACGCTCCATCACCAGCAGAAAGCTGTCAGGCAGCTCGAACCAGTCGAGGAGCTGGATGATGTAGGGGCATCCAGAGCCCACCTTCTCCATCAGCACGATTTCCATGGGAACACGGGTGCCGTCGGGCTGTGACGAGGAGACAATGGCTGCAGCAGGCCTGATgctgctgtgtggctgctgcGCTGGCCCCGCCCTGGGATGCCCCAGCGCCCCCCCCCCGGGCAGCCTCCCTTCTGCGTGGGCTGCATGCCAAGCCCCAGGGGATGCTTGGCATGTGCCCCCTGCCCGGCCACACCACCGGTCCGTGGCACGGCCAGGCCCGCCATGCCCCGGCTCTCTCGCTGAGCCCGCGCCCGCCGTGGCCCGCCTGCCACTGCCGGGGCCTCGGGCTCATccctgcccgccccgccccgccctgTCCCGCTGGCCCCGCTCACACACCAGCTCTTCCCACCGCAGGACGCTCTCCCGGGCCACGCGTTTGATGGCCACCTGCAAGCCATAGAGAAAGCGGGGGCTGAGCTCAagccctgcccctccccacccctggccctgctgccacgCCCGGCCGCCGCGGCCACTCACCGGGCTTCCATCCGAGAGGCGGGTGCCCGCGAAAACGGTGCCGAAGCCGCCGCTGCCCAGCTGCGGGCCCAGCTGGTACAGCTCCTGCGGCTGCTTCCTTTGCCCTGCGGCCAAGAGCGAGCCATCAGCCTTGCGCCCGGggctcccctgcagctgcccgCCAGTCAGGCGGGCCGGGCCACCGCGGACCACCTTGCTCTCACCTGCTTCCAGCTGCGCACCGGGCAGCGGCCACCGCCTCCTCGCCGCCGCCGGGCTGGCCAGCggcacagctggggaggggcgGCGCGCAGAGGCGGCTGCAGGAGCCGCGGTGCTGCGGGGCAGGGCGGCACCGTCGCTGTCCCCGGCGTCGtggcctgcactctgctgcccGGGACGGCCGGGGCTACAGCCTGAGGCTTGGCACAGGGGGGcgtgaggagcagctgcaaagCAGACAGGAGTATTAGAAGCAGCCGGGGACTAGGCTGCTCTCAGGGGCCCTTGGCCTGGCCTGGGGATGCCCCTCAAGAGCCCCGGGGGAGCCTCGGACAGCTCCTGGCCAGATCTCACCTGCTCTTAGAGAGGCCTTCGCGATGCTCGAGGGCTCTCTTGGGGCAGCTTCCTGGAGATCCCTTGGTGGCTCCAGGGGTCGTCTCCACcaccaggctggggctgttgcCAGCTGCCACAACAGGCACAGCgtcctggcagctgtgggcCGGCAAGTGCTGGCTCCAGGACGCTTGCTGCTCCGCCAGCTGCTCCTGACGAGGCTCCCctgcctcaggctgggctcccATTTGGACTTCCGGGCTTTCCCTGACCAGGTCAACAGTCAGGCTTGCGCCCGTGCTGTTGACGCCCGTGAgtccaggggagctgggagacCTGTCCACGGGCTCTGCACCGTGCGCAGGCAGACAGGTCTCACTGAGCCTCTGTGAGGGATGGAGGCTGTCAGAGAAAGCAGAGGCTCCGGGCAGGATGGAAGGTCTCTGACAGCCTGAGGCCCCTGCATGGATGGCGGCTCTCTGCTGGTGTGCCACCCTTGCAAGGGTAGAGgctctcccagggatggagagacGCCTCTCGAAGGGATGGGGGCTCCTGAGGAGCCGGACGAGCCACACAGGGGCAGGTGGCCCCGCTTCACCAGCTCCTCCAGTTCTCTCCAGAGCGCCTGCCACATCCCAGAGTAGAGCGGCGCACGAGTCCCAttgccatcccagagcagcagcatcagatcctgcagctcctgggccacGGCCACCAAGGGGccgcagctgcaggggctgcccaaGGGAATGGCGGGAGCACGTGGCCGCTTGCGAGGGGTGGCCCGAGGCCTGCAGGACCCGGGAGCCACAGGGGCTCCTGGCTTCCTCCGGGAGCCTCTGGGCCGCACCGCGGGGCGCTTGCTGCGCTTTGGTGTCCGTGTCTGCCGCCTCCGTGGTTGCCAGTGGCCAAGGGCCCAGCAGGCAGCcacagtggccagcagcaggacaagcgCAATCAGCAGGACGTCGCCGTCACCCATGGCTCCGGCCCGTCCCATCGCGACTGCGCTGGCAGCTGCGGGTGCCGGCCCCTCTTATATAGCGCCAGCGCGCTGATGTCACAATGCTGTGGCCAGGACgtcacagccctgcctcacGCCAGcgctcagcccctctgtgccgTCACAGCCCCGCCCgcctcaggcagcagcagaagcagctcgTGGCTGAAGATGCACTTGGCCAGAGAAAGCCTGGAAGAAAGAAGCCCGGAATTAAGAACGGGAGCTCAGGCCGTTGCAGCGAATCGTTCCCTGGAGCCAGTGGCACAtcaggggcagtgctggtgccagcagtgccaaggccatCGGCTCCCAGGACGCTGCAGCGTTCCCAACTGGAAACACCCAGCACTCCGTGCCGGAGCAGATCCTCCAGAGACAAAGGCAGATGAAGCCCCTCTGTCTCTGGGGAGCTCTCCTGAACTGGCTGTGGAGGGCAGGAAGAGTTTGTTGTTAGCAgctcactgagctctgcagtgcctctgCTCTAAATAAATCGGCGTTTGCCAAGGAGCGCTCACggtgctcccactgctctgctttggaCTGCCACgaggtttctttcttcccaaGAGCTGGCACGGTGTTGCGTTTGCATGGCAATGCTGTGGATCAAACAGGGCTGGTTTGctttctgctgagcagggcttgcccTCTTCAAGGACTTTGCAGTGCCCCTTGGTACAATGCAATGTTTTCCACCGGGGAGGCGATGCCTAGGAGAGActgcctggaacagagactggACAGTGTCAAAGGAATCAAGTCGGTGTTTATTcaaaggccttcaaaggatgCACCTTGGGTCGTACAAGAGCCCGGCCGTGGCTCTAACCAAGGTGGACACGAGATGGACGAGCGGTCCCAGCTTTTCACACGCTGATACGTTTAGGTCCATTTCCATTCTTGGGcttaattgtccaattacagcttcaggttatcAACTTCCTTCCTCCCCAGGTTGCTTTCTTCACTTTGCCGTTGTTGACActtttgggcctgaagctgcaacggtgtccttggttctcaggctgcaaaaggattgttttgtccaactcaactgtgaagagaactttagatgaagttcagagtcacacacgAAGGCAGTACAGAACTTGAAAACTaggaaagctaaaacttaaggcatcaaagGGAGGGACCAGTGTTGAAGACAGCAGCAAAGAACGcatgaaacaaaagcaaagaatgCACGGAACACCTGGACCgtgtctctgtccctgtttgtCAAGTGACCATCCACATCATGGAAGGGCACGATGTTATTTCTACCATGTTTTTTCCCATGAACGTTTTTTATTGTGCaccctcctttttctttctgaccGCCTGCATCTGCAGTTGAGCTTTCACCGCACCACACTTCTCCCTACAGTGGCAAGAAGCATCTGCGTATTCTTCTGCTGACCTGGATTCCACGGGGCACACAGCTTCCTTTTCCATGCTCTTTCCCAGAGAAGATGCCTGTTCAGGCAAGCCAGCCTTGTGCCTCGCCTGCTTGGCTTCCGACACGTGGCAATCACCGGCTCCTGTGCCCTTAGCAGGTGCTGTTTCAAAAGTGACCAGCACTGATGGAGCCCAGCATTTTCAAAACCATT
Coding sequences:
- the LOC130264360 gene encoding serine/threonine-protein kinase pim-1-like, yielding MGAQPEAGEPRQEQLAEQQASWSQHLPAHSCQDAVPVVAAGNSPSLVVETTPGATKGSPGSCPKRALEHREAAPHAPLCQASGCSPGRPGQQSAGHDAGDSDGAALPRSTAAPAAASARRPSPAVPLASPAAARRRWPLPGAQLEAGESKVVRGGPARLTGGQLQGSPGRKADGSLLAAGQRKQPQELYQLGPQLGSGGFGTVFAGTRLSDGSPVAIKRVARESVLRWEELPDGTRVPMEIVLMEKVGSGCPYIIQLLDWFELPDSFLLVMERPEASQDLLQLLMQHEFLCEEVARWLFHQVLEAVRHCTACGVLHRDIKPQNLLVDPESGDLKLIDFGCGTFLQERAFTRFAGTRAYSPPEWIGIGCYHGHSATVWSLGVLLYVMVCGSLPFWDDRAIVSGQLFFEHQVSPECEHLIRWCLSKHPADRPALEQILWHPWVRGGRF